A single window of Neurospora crassa OR74A linkage group VII, whole genome shotgun sequence DNA harbors:
- the mus-25 gene encoding DNA repair and recombination protein RAD54, translated as MSASMVSTPKAASKDNSTNSLALTQRSKFPTPQSLDKLTKPFKCPGSATRTVAVDRPARKRRKIDYKGAGGEDDEDGADKPYTNADRLALANRDANKFPVFAVKDKSQVFRKAFSVPLINKNTTAYNPNRPPPTLGLRQGAVFVAKPLHDPCDEFAIVLYDPTVDDKPKDTAPEAIEEKKEEPEVKVDAPLVHKSLAEILGIKKKVEGEHPRVPVVIDPRLAKVLRPHQIEGVRFMYRCVTGMIDEKANGCIMADEMGLGKTLQCITLLWTLLKQSPDAGKSTIQKAIVACPSSLVRNWANELVKWLGADAITPFAIDGKASKEELTRQLRQWAIASGRSVTRPVIIVSYETLRLNVDELKGTPIGLMLCDEGHRLKNGDSQTFSALNSLNVSRRVILSGTPIQNDLSEYFALISFANPDLLGTRLEFRKRFEIPILRGRDADASEAERKRGDECLVELLAIVNKFIIRRTNDILSKYLPVKYEHVVFCNLAPFQLDLYNYFVASPDIQALLRGKGSQPLKAINILKKLCNHPDLLDLSADLPGCEQYWPEDYVPKEARGRDRDVKPWYSGKMQVLDRMLARIRADTNDKIVLISNYTQTLDLFERLCRNRQYGCLRLDGTMNVNKRQKLVDKFNDPEGDEFVFLLSSKAGGCGLNLIGANRLVLFDPDWNPAADQQALARVWRDGQKKDCFVYRFIATGTIEEKIFQRQSHKQSLSSCVVDSAEDVERHFSLDSLRELFTYRPGTKSDTHDTFKCKRCKPDGRQYMKAQAMLYGDTSTWNHFVNHWEGEDAAGKSGKGGDPNGGSGGMKSIHDHLLRQEVGERDVSAVFQYISH; from the exons AT GTCAGCATCCATGGTCTCAACACCCAAGGCCGCCTCCAAGGACAACAGCACCAACAGTCTCGCTCTCACTCAACGCAGCAAGTTCCCCACACCTCAATCCCTCGACAAACTCACCAAGCCGTTCAAATGCCCCGGCTCCGCGACGCGCACCGTAGCCGTCGACCGGCCGGCACGAAAGCGCAGAAAGATCGATTATAAAGGTGCTGGtggcgaagacgacgaggatggcgCCGACAAGCCCTACACCAACGCCGACCGGCTCGCCCTCGCCAACCGCGACGCCAACAAGTTCCCCGTGTTCGCGGTCAAAGACAAGTCGCAGGTATTCCGCAAGGCGTTCTCCGTGCCGCTCATCAACAAGAACACGACCGCGTACAACCCAAACCGCCCCCCACCCACGCTCGGCCTGAGACAGGGCGCCGTCTTTGTGGCTAAGCCGCTGCATGACCCGTGCGACGAGTTTGCTATTGTGCTGTATGATCCGACAGTGGATGATAAGCCCAAGGATACGGCGCCAGAGGCCattgaagaaaagaaggaagaaccAGAGGTCAAGGTTGATGCGCCGCTGGTGCACAAGAGTCTGGCGGAGATTCTGGGCATCAAGAAGAAAGTCGAGGGTGAGCACCCTCGTGTCCCAGTGGTCATTGATCCCAGGCTGGCCAAGGTGCTGCGGCCGCATCAGATCGAGGGTGTCCGGTTCATGTACCGGTGCGTGACGGGCATGATTGATGAGAAGGCGAATGGTTGCATCATGGCAGACGAGATGGGCTTGGGAAAGACGTTGCAGTGCATCACGCTACTGTGGACGCTGTTGAAGCAGTCGCCGGATGCTGGAAAGTCAACGATCCAAAAGGCGATTGTGGCGTGTCCATCAAGTTTGGTCAGGAATTGGGCGAATGAGTTGGTCAAATGGTTGGGCGCGGACGCTATCACGCCCTTTGCCATTGATGGAAAGGCCTCGAAGGAGGAGTTGACGAGGCAGCTGCGGCAGTGGGCGATTGCCAGTGGACGGTCCGTGACGAGACCGGTGATTATTGTCTCGTACGAGACGCTAAGGCTTAATGTGGACGAGCTTAAGGGGACTCCCATTGGGTTGATGCTTTGCGACGAGGGCCACCGCCTGAAGAACGGAGACAGTCAGACGTTCAGTGCCTTGAACAGCCTGAATGTTTCGAGGAGGGTCATCTTGTCGGGTACACCCATTCAGAACGACCTGTCAGAGTACTTTGCTCTGATCAGCTTCGCCAACCCGGATCTCCTCGGTACTCGTCTCGAGTTCCGCAAACGCTTCGAGATTCCGATTCTACGCGGCCGCGATGCTGACGCCTCGGAAGCTGAGCGGAAGCGTGGTGACGAGTGCCTGGTTGAACTCCTTGCCATCGTCAACAAGTTCATCATTCGTCGTACCAACGACATTCTTTCCAAGTACCTCCCCGTGAAGTACGAGCACGTTGTCTTCTGCAACCTCGCTCCCTTCCAGCTTGACTTGTATAACTACTTTGTCGCCTCCCCCGACATCCAAGCTCTCCTGCGCGGCAAGGGCTCTCAACCTCTCAAGgccatcaacatcctcaAGAAGCTCTGCAACCACCCAGACCTGCTCGACCTATCGGCCGATCTGCCTGGCTGTGAGCAGTACTGGCCAGAAGACTACGTACCAAAGGAAGCGCGTGGCCGTGACCGCGACGTCAAGCCATGGTACTCCGGAAAGATGCAAGTGCTCGACCGCATGCTCGCCCGCATCCGCGCCGACACCAATGACAAGATTGTGCTCATCAGCAACTACACCCAAACGCTTGACCTCTTTGAGCGTCTCTGCCGCAACCGGCAATACGGTTGTCTCCGACTAGACGGTACCATGAACGTCAACAAACGCCAAAAACTTGTCGACAAGTTCAACGACCCGGAAGGCGACGAGTTTGTCTTTTTGCTCTCTTCCAAAGCCGGTGGGTGCGGCCTCAACCTGATTGGTGCCAACCGGCTCGTCCTCTTCGACCCGGACTGGAATCCAGCAGCGGATCAGCAGGCGCTGGCGCGTGTGTGGCGTGATGGCCAGAAGAAGGACTGTTTTGTCTATCGCTTCATCGCCACGGGTACCATTGAAGAAAAGATCTTCCAGCGGCAGAGCCACAAGCAATCCCTGTCGTCGTGCGTCGTCGACAGCGCCGAGGATGTGGAGAGACACTTTTCTCTGGACTCGCTGCGCGAGCTGTTCACTTATAGACCCGGGACCAAGAGCGATACCCATGACACGTTCAAGTGTAAGCGGTGTAAACCGGATGGGAGGCAGTATATGAAGGCGCAGGCCATGTTGTATGGCGATACTAGTACTTGGAATCACTTTGTTAACCATTGGGAGGGCGAGGACGCGGCGGGTAAGAGTGGAAAGGGCGGCGACCCGAATGGTGGTAGTGGAGGGATGAAGAGCATTCATGATCATTTGTTGAGGCAGGAGGTTGGGGAGAGGGATGTTAGTGCTGTGTTTCAGTATATTTCTCATTGA